CTAAAACAGAAATTATGACGAGACCAGCTGTTCACATGAGGCACAGACAATTCTCATCGATTTTGAAATCTGATTACCCGATTTTTTTCAAATACGGTTTGAATCCACGGTAGGGGTCACGAGAGAGGTATGATTCTCGCTCTAATTGCTGCTTGAGTCGTTCTGCTAGTATTGGTTTGTCTTCTGGGCCCACGAGCACCCTAAAATACCGCCTTTCCTTTACCCTCGCCTCTTGGATATGCGCATCCCGAAAACCGTTTTGAATGAGCAGGCTCTGAAGTTGATTCGCATCCGCCTCTGTTTCAAAAGCAGCGAGCTGCACATACCAGCCTTTAGAAAGAGGCTTTATACCACTCTCCCGAACAACCGCAGCGCTACTCTTAGGCAGGGATGCTACCACCTTCTGTTCAACGGGCGGCTGCAACTTTACTCCAGCATTCGTTATCTGATCACCACTAGTGGGATCACGGCGGGTGTCAGCAGTTATGACTTTATCCAGCGCTTGATCCTCTCCATCTACTAGCGTTCCAAGTGTCTGGCTGCGAGCCTTGTCTCTCCGTAATAGACCGGCTGCGCTCACCAGTTGTTGCTTCTGCGCAGACGTCAACTCTCCCTTCACTTTCTTATCAGAGACAAGAGCCGTCGTACTTGAGTCAGCTGATGAATTCTTGGCCATGTCTGCAGTAGTTTTTTCATTTATAACCTTTTGAAGTGGGACTATCTTCACTGGTTTTAGGTCCAGGCTCGACTCGGAATCTTTATTATGGGGCAGCATATCTTCTTGGTTGATAGTGGAGAGATCTTGTAATTCGTCATAAACCTCATCAACCATACGCTCTGAGACTTGCTTTACATCTCCACCATCTGCAATTGGAAGTCGCGGAAATCGCTCAAGGGATACAGACGCATACGTATCGAATTGCTCTTTCTTACCAACCCGAAAACCTAAAAAGAAAGAAGCGAGCAGTCCTCCTGTAATAAGTCCGATAACAATCACCGCATGACTTATTCCAAGACGGAGTCCCCAGTGAGAACGACCATCACTAAAAGAGCTATCCCTCTTCTCTGAACGATTCATTTTCATGTATTCCCTTTCTTCATCTTCTCGCTAGAGTACTCAGATATAAGTATTTCCAAAAGTACTAAGTGCTCGTCACTCTGATGGGAGCATCGGCCGACAAGTTGCTGAAAAAGGGTCATGAGCTCTTTCAGGCTCTTCTTTCCAACTCCAATGCGAGAAAAATACTCGCTTATGCCCGCTCCTATCGGCATAGAGCCAATCTCACCTAGCGCACGGCTCATCTCATATCCTGCCTCGCCTAAGAGTTCATAAATGGCCATGAGGTGAAAAAGTTCGGCGCGTTCAACAACGGAAAAGGTCTCGACTGCCTCTGCATACATGTGAGCAACTTTTTCCGTCTTTGGCCCGAGAAGCTGAGAACCTGTCCTCTCATCAAAACAGCCGATATGAAACAAACGAGGAAAAAGATTCTTTATACTCTGCTCAGCTAGGCACTTTCTCACTTCATTCCACAAACGCTGAAGACTGATAGTACTGAAGCATCGAGCCTTCAGCGCGTTCTGAGCATACTCGTGCGTCTGCTCTTCGACTGAGAATCCCAGACGGTTTTGATACCGATACATCCGAACGATACGGGTTGGATCATCGATGAAACTCAGAGAGTGTAAGACTTGGAGTTCTCTTCTTCTCAATGCCCCATATCCATCCCGAGGATCAACAAGCATAGTGTCATCAAGCCTCAGTATTTTCGTATCTGGCTCATAACTTTTAAGAAGCTCTGTGACTGAGAGCGCAATAGCATTTACGGTAAAATCTCTTCGGGCTAAGTCTTCCTCTAATGTTGCTGGATGGACCTCTGGTAGTGCGCCAGGACTCTCATAAACTTCTTTGCGAGCCTGAGCGAGGTCTAATTCAGTGCACTCTCCGTGACTATGTAAACCAGTTATTTTGGCCGTTAAGAAATTTTTAAATGGAATTATTCTTCCGCCAATACTTGTCTGAAGTGCGTCAGCAAAAGAATATACGGGACCGACGACCACCAGATCGATATCCGTCTCGTGAACCTCCTCGAGCAATAAAATATCTCGCACGATTCCACCAATGAGAAAGCACTCTACGCCATGCTGCTTCGCACATTCCCGAACTTTCCGTAGAAGATCGAATCTTTCTTTTGAGAGCATGAAAATAGTCAACGTATTTACTCCGTCAGCTCTTCCTGAATTCCTTGAACGATAGCCTGCGCCAGTTGATTTCGAAATTGTGGTGTTGAAAGCAAGAACGCATCATCCGGATGAGTAGCAAAAAATAACTCCAAAAGGACTGCTGGCATTTCAGCACCAAAGAGAACGAAAAAAGGAGCCGAATGAACCCCTCTGCCAACAATTTCCATCCCATCAGACTCCTTCGGTAATTTCTTCCGAAGAGTAGAATACATTTTGTGTGCAAAGGGCTTTGAAATTTCTATCGCGCCTCTCCAATACAGTTCACTTAAAAATGTCTGCACTCCGAATCCCTGCGTCTCTTGCATTTGACGGTTCTCTCGGCTGACGAGTTCAATTGCTTTTGGATTACTCTCATTGGATACGTAGTACACTTCAAAGCCTCGCGCTTTAGCCGCATTTTCCTCGTGCGCATTAACATGAAGACTAACAAAGAGCTCAGCACCCAAACGATTAGCGAGAGCCGTTCGTTCAAAAAGAGGAATGAAAGCATCGTACTCTCTAGAAAGGGCAACTCGACAACAGCCTGACTTAATCAGCTCTTTCTCTACAAGTTTTGCTAACGTGAGAACAAGATCTTTCTCTCGTATTCCTGAGACACCAACCGCCCCTTCATCTTCTCCACCGTGCCCTGGGTCCAAAAAAATAAGAGGCTTTTCCGAATCTCCTCTGTTCTTTTGAGAAGAGTGCCTACGTTTCCCTTCAACTCCAGCTTCATTCGTATCAAGTAAAAAAATCAGCTCACTTCGGGGAAATACATCAGAAAAATCATTTTTAATGCGGGCTACCGAAGCTTCCTCATGAAGTAAATCTCGATATATCAGATAGGCCGAATGTAAAGCATCATCAGCTAACTCATGCTGAGTATCAGCAGTGCTCATTTTTTCAAAAAGCTCTGCTGATAAACGGAGCTTTTCTGAATCTTGAGCGCGTTCTCCTATTTCTCTCTCTACTACCGCATAGTGAAACATGGCGCGAGACTTACTATCTCCCATAGGCATTGTTTTCAGCATCGTCTGAAAACGGCTTGAAAGACGACTCCAATCAGATTTTCGCTCATACTGAACATCAGTATTCCTCAATGAGCGAAGACGCGCTATCAGGCTATCGACTTCCTCCTTAAATGAGTCAGCCTGCAGATCCCCTAAAAAAAAGAAAAAACAAATGGAGAGTAAACAGCAGTTCCTAAGATTTTGATGCGATCTCTTCATGTAATATCTCCTGCACCTTATAGAGCATTTCAAGAGCTTCCCTCGGTGTACATTCGTCTGGGGCCTTACTCATCAGTAAATCACGCACAGCGGTAAGGACAAGGTCATTTTCGCGGGGCGGGACACTCTGTGAAGTCAAACGAAGAGAAAGTTGTTGACGAGGGAGAACCTTTGTCTTTCCCTCAACGGCAAGAGCATCAGCCAACAGACCCTCGGCTCGCTTCAAAATGTAATCTGGTAGGCCTGCAAGTCGAGCAACTTCAATACCATAAGAGCGACTCGCTGCTCCATTAATGACCTCATGGGTGAATACGACCTCAGATCCGTCTTCAATTACTTTTACAGAAATATTCTTGAATTGATTGAAATCATTCTCAAGCTCAATCAACTCGTGAAAATGAGTAGCAAATAGGCAGAAACACTCTACTGACGACAATAAATATTCCAATAAGCTCTGCGCAAGTGATAGGCCATCTGCCGTAGCCGTTCCTCGACCTAATTCATCAATAAGTACGAGAGAGCGTGCAGTTGCATGTCTGGTAATGACAGA
The DNA window shown above is from bacterium and carries:
- a CDS encoding CCA tRNA nucleotidyltransferase; protein product: MLSKERFDLLRKVRECAKQHGVECFLIGGIVRDILLLEEVHETDIDLVVVGPVYSFADALQTSIGGRIIPFKNFLTAKITGLHSHGECTELDLAQARKEVYESPGALPEVHPATLEEDLARRDFTVNAIALSVTELLKSYEPDTKILRLDDTMLVDPRDGYGALRRRELQVLHSLSFIDDPTRIVRMYRYQNRLGFSVEEQTHEYAQNALKARCFSTISLQRLWNEVRKCLAEQSIKNLFPRLFHIGCFDERTGSQLLGPKTEKVAHMYAEAVETFSVVERAELFHLMAIYELLGEAGYEMSRALGEIGSMPIGAGISEYFSRIGVGKKSLKELMTLFQQLVGRCSHQSDEHLVLLEILISEYSSEKMKKGNT
- a CDS encoding N-acetylmuramoyl-L-alanine amidase, with product MKRSHQNLRNCCLLSICFFFFLGDLQADSFKEEVDSLIARLRSLRNTDVQYERKSDWSRLSSRFQTMLKTMPMGDSKSRAMFHYAVVEREIGERAQDSEKLRLSAELFEKMSTADTQHELADDALHSAYLIYRDLLHEEASVARIKNDFSDVFPRSELIFLLDTNEAGVEGKRRHSSQKNRGDSEKPLIFLDPGHGGEDEGAVGVSGIREKDLVLTLAKLVEKELIKSGCCRVALSREYDAFIPLFERTALANRLGAELFVSLHVNAHEENAAKARGFEVYYVSNESNPKAIELVSRENRQMQETQGFGVQTFLSELYWRGAIEISKPFAHKMYSTLRKKLPKESDGMEIVGRGVHSAPFFVLFGAEMPAVLLELFFATHPDDAFLLSTPQFRNQLAQAIVQGIQEELTE